The Rhinoderma darwinii isolate aRhiDar2 chromosome 8, aRhiDar2.hap1, whole genome shotgun sequence genome has a window encoding:
- the ANAPC2 gene encoding anaphase-promoting complex subunit 2, giving the protein MFGDVMRGRPAFLAAMEMAGSPALLRHHKRPTASHPSATLGRSVTGGTRRYETMSQSGLEELSAAWNTLSIALVPASALGLAAPRSGPVESYREGDLKAALEVLLDYELQPVLEEWFTEVLQMDLQRNIAPEFWNGMNQQENAVEEQQCTLLLLDTFRLLMSRLDPYLKSLDILGRWADMALLPGSDSQMLRDKVFTMIKAILFFSTSKTFQNMIQQFYSRTFKIYMRQKKRAAESVSDCDSSMDENERDPEDTGAEEGSECAGCDCSKDQCWCPTAMEQFQELNAIFHRLNLLERICSEPVTTLLHKMIEQRMEKRCRGDYERSFLNEFQEWIEKVIGWLSKVFLQDGSPSTPESSSTMKRWRCHVQRFFYRLYANMRINELFCIIRDFPDSKPAIEDLKFCLERTNQRQQLLSCLKSALETRLLHPGVNTSDIITLYISAIKALRELDPSMVILEVACEPIRKYLRTREDTVRQIVAGLTGDAEGDLANELSKADPVVLENGQESDDDVSEPEDWTPDPVDADPGKSGSKRRSSDIISLLVSIYGSKELFINEYRTLLADRLLHQFSYSSEREIRNVELLKLRFGEAQMHYCEVMLKDMADSRRINSNIRDEEEKLLEEEKPPFNLVAVILSSEFWPALKEEKLELPEQIKETMDMYTRRYEKLKAMRTLNWKHHLGLVSLDVELADRTLSFSVSPVHAAIILNFQNKSTWTLEELSEVLKVPVTSLRRKMTLWLQQGVLREDPPGTFTVIEEEQKDQAEKVVLIDSDEEGDSAMASQADQKEEELQLFWTYIQAMLTNLESLPLERIHTMLKMFVMTGPVVTEIDIQELQGFLQKKVSDQQLAYSGGVYRLPKNSS; this is encoded by the exons GCAGCCCCCAGGTCCGGTCCTGTTGAGtcgtaccgggaaggtgacctgaaAGCGGCTCTGGAGGTTCTGCTGGACTATGAGCTGCAGCCGGTCCTGGAGGAATGGTTCACAGAGGTCCTGCAGATGGATTTACAGAGGAATATTGCTCCCGAGTTCTGGAACGGGATGAACCAGCAGGAGAATGCGGTAGAAGAGCAGCAATGTACGCTCCTATTACTGGACACCTTCCGCCTCCTCATGTCCCGTCTTGACCCTTACCTAAAGAGCCTGGACATCCTGGGGCGGTGGGCAGACATGGCTCTACTGCCCGGCTCGGACTCCCAGATGTTACGGGACAAAGTCTTCACCATGATTAAAGCCATCCTCTTCTTCTCCACCTCCAAGACCTTCCAGAACATGATCCAGCAGTTCTACAGCCGCACATTTAAGATCTACATGAGGCAGAAGAAGAGGGCGGCTGAGAGCGTGAGCGACTGTGACAGCAGCATGGACGAGAACGAGCGGGACCCTGAGGACACCGGAGCGGAGGAGGGGAGCGAGTGTGCCGGCTGCGACTGCAGTAAAGATCAGTGCTGGTGTCCGACCGCCATGGAGCAATTTCAGGAGCTCAACGCTATTTT CCACAGGTTAAATCTGCTGGAGAGAATCTGCTCCGAACCGGTGACCACCCTCCTGCACAAGATGATCGAGCAGAGAATGGAGAAGAGATGTCGGGGGGATTACGAGAGGTCCTTCCTCAATGAATTTCAGGAG TGGATAGAGAAGGTGATTGGCTGGCTGAGTAAAGTCTTCCTGCAGGATGGTTCTCCGTCCACCCCTGAGTCCAGCAGCACAATGAAGCGATGGCGGTGCCACGTCCAGCGATTTTTCTACCGCCTCTACGCTAACATGCGCATCAATGAGCTCTTCTGCATCATCAGAG ATTTCCCGGATTCAAAGCCGGCCATAGAAGATTTAAAGTTCTGCCTGGAACGGACCAATCAGAGGCAGCAGCTGCTGTCCTGTCTGAAGAGCGCCCTGGAGACCAGGCTGCTGCACCCGG GAGTGAACACGTCGGACATCATCACTTTGTACATTTCTGCCATTAAAGCTCTGAGGGAGCTGGACCCGTCCATGGTGATTCTGGAGGTCGCCTGTGAGCCCATCAGGAAGTACCTGAG GACTCGGGAGGACACCGTTCGGCAGATTGTTGCCGGTCTGACCGGTGACGCTGAAGGAGATTTGGCCAATGAGCTCTCAAAAGCCGATCCTGTGGTTCTAGAGAATGGACAGGAGAGTGACGACGACGTGTCTGAGCCGGAGGACTGGACGCCGGACCCTGTGGATGCTGATCCTG GTAAAAGCGGCTCCAAGCGTCGCTCGTCCGACATCATCAGCCTCCTGGTCAGTATTTATGGCAGTAAAGAGCTGTTCATTAATGAGTACAGGACCCTGCTTGCTGACAGACTCCTGCACCAGTTCAGCTATAGCTCTGAGAG GGAGATCCGCAATGTGGAGCTGTTGAAGCTGCGTTTCGGGGAGGCTCAGATGCATTACTGCGAGGTCATGCTGAAG gacatggcagattcccgAAGGATCAATTCCAACATCCGCGATGAAGAGGAAAAGCTCCTGGAGGAAGAGAAGCCGCCCTTTAACCTGGTGGCGGTCATCCTCTCCAGTGAGTTCTGGCCAGCGCTGAAGGAGGAGAAATTAGAGCTGCCGGAACAGATCAAAGAAACGATGGATATGTATACTAGAAGATATGAGAAACTCAAG GCGATGCGGACACTGAACTGGAAGCACCATCTTGGGTTAGTGAGCTTGGATGTGGAGCTGGCTGACCGCACCCTGTCCTTCTCCGTGTCTCCTGTACATGCCGCTATCATCTTAAACTTCCAGAATAAAA GTACCTGGACCTTAGAAGAACTCAGCGAAGTGCTTAAAGTTCCCGTCACCTCCCTCCGGAGGAAAATGACCCTCTGGCTGCAGCAAGGTGTCCTCCGAGAGGATCCGCCCGGGACCTTCACAGTCATCGAGGAGGAGCAGAAGGATCAGGCCGAGAAGGTGGTCTTAATAGATAGTGATGAAGAAGGAGATTCGGCCATGGCTTCTCAGGCGGATCAGAAGGAGGAGGAACTCCAG CTCTTCTGGACGTACATCCAGGCAATGCTGACCAACCTGGAGAGCCTGCCCCTGGAGCGGATTCACACCATGCTGAAAATGTTTGTAATGACCGGACCAGTCGTGACGGAGATTGATATTCAGGAACTGCAGGGATTTCTGCAGAAGAAGGTCAGCGACCAGCAGTTGGCGTATTCCGGAGGGGTGTACAGGTTACCCAAGAACTCAAGCTAA